In the Pseudomonas marvdashtae genome, CTCACGCCGCTGCGTCGCCCTGGCGATCAGCCGCATGGCCGATGGAGTTCAGCTGCTGGTTGAGCGAGCGTTGGATCATTTGGAAACAAAGGGGATGGCGACACCTTCGGCCAAGGGATAGGACGGGCATCGAGGCAAGCTGAAAGAACCCTTCGGGAGCAGACTCGCGGTCACAATTGGAGCGGAGTACGACAAGAAACCAGGTCGGCTTTAAGGCCGCCTCGCTTTTGCTTTTGATCTGCGGGCCCCGTTAACCACGCTGGCCGAACGCAGGTATTGCGCAGTGGGCATCCCGGCATGGATGCCGGGATAGCCGCGCTGGGTCATGGATGACCCTTCGCGGCGGCCCACGGAGCAATGCCTGCGTTCGGGCACGCCGAGCCTAGGCGAGGTGCCGAGTGGTGGGGCAAGACCTTTTGGTTACTTTTGGGGCGTCTGCCAAAAGTGACACGCCGTAAGGGCGTAACCGCCAGCCGCCATCACCGCAGCAATGGATATGCACTCAATCAAACATTCGGGCAAGGCACCGGTGCCCAATCACCCAGGTCCGGGCTCTTGCACATGCTGTTCACCTGAGTGGTGCCGGCATTGGCGATCTGCTTGCTTTGATCCTGCTTAGCCTTGGCGTCCTGCAAGGTCTTCTCAGTAGCGACCGCTTCTTTCGGAACGGTTGGCAAATCCTTCTTCTTCGCCGGCTGTACGATCTTCTTTTTCTTGTTGGTGGTCTGAGCCACAACCTGGGTAGTGTCAGCCGTCGCCACGGTCACCACGTCAGTACGCTGCACACCCACTTGCTGCAGATCTTTCTCATAAGCCTGGGTGTAGTTGTTCAGGTCTTCGGACGCCTTGCCGTTCACCGCGACGATCAGGTCATTCGACTCTTTCAGGCCAGCAACGATTTCTGCCAGGCGCTTGCGGCCCTCAATGTCATTGACGGTCTTGGCCTTGCGGTCGGCAACCAATTTGCTGAACGCGTTCTGGTAGCACTGCTGCGAGGTCCTGGCGTAGGCGGTGCTGCGGTCAATGTCCGAAGCGCTTTTGCTGACGTCGGCAGCGTAAGAGGCGATGCGCATGTTGTCATCGGCGATCTGCTTCTGGCGTTCGGTGTAGTAACCGGCTGCACCGCCGGCCAGTGCGCCGCCAGCAGCACCGATGGCGGCGTTGCGACCACGGTCTTCCTTGTCAGCGGTCAGGGCGCCCAACAGTGCACCGCCAACAGCGCCAACGGCTGCGCCGGTGACGACCGACTTAGTCATGCTGCCTTCGGTTGCACGCAAGTGCTGCACCGGCTCGTAGCAGTTCGGGTAGTACTCGACCTTGGTGCTCGAGGCGACCTTGGAAGTCGGCGACGTGGCGCAACCGGTCAGTACAGTGCTGAAGCCGACAGCGACCATCAGCAAGTGACGCTTGGAAACCGAAGCAAAAGGTTTACGGGAGAAAAGCATAGTTGTGTTCTCGTTTAAGTTTTGACCAGCTCAGCACAGCCCCATCGCCGCCTGAGTCCCTTCCAAGCTCGCTGACAACGAACACTCAAGACCGCTGAGCGCTCGATGCGAGCAATTCCTTCAATATCGCCGCCGGGTCGGCTCGTTTTTGCTGACGATAATCCCCGACATGACGAACGAATAACGTTGCACGCGCCACCAGGCTCTTGCCCAGTACCGGTTTGCGCTCCAATTCTTCCTTGATGCGCTGGAACTGCGCCTGGATCACGGCATCGGTGTAGCGCGTGCCGGTTGCCAGGTTGTCGATGTAGATCGCCACCGCGCCATCCAGCGCACTGCGGCCGTTGTCGATGGCCGTGGCGAACAGTTGGGCGCTGGCCTCATCCTTGGCGTCCAAGGCGATCTGCCGACTGTTCTGCAAATTGGTCAGGCGAATGTTGTAGTTGTTGATCGTCTCGGCCACCAGGGCCGAAGACTGGATCAGGTTGCCCGCCGCTTCCTCGCGCTGCTGGGCGATAAGCGAGACGTTGCGCTTGAGTTCTTCGTTGACCAGCCCGAGTTCGGCTTGCAAGCGCGGATCGGCGCTGGCGGCAATGATGCTGTCCAGGCGCTTGGTCGGGTCGTCGGCGTCGTCGATGGCGTCGGTCAGTGAGGCGAGCCGCCCTTCTTTCTGCCATTGGGCAAACAGTTCCTTGTAGCGCGAGCGCGGTGCGGACAAGGCACCGACGGCCACGCGGAACCCGGTGGTTTCGTTGCTTTGCTCGGTGCCATCGGCGGCGAACAACGGGTACTCGCGGCGCATGCCGGTGAATAGCGTGCCCTCGCCTTCCAGGTAATTGCCGCCCTTGACCACGAAGCCGCCATAGGCGCCCTGGCGGCGACCGGCGTGCACCAATTGAAAGGATTCCTGGACCATCTCGGCTGCGTTACCCACCACGTCGAACAAACCAATCGGGTTCGACAATTTGGTGCCGATGGGCATCAGCCGCGCTGCCTGGCCGGTGCCGCCGGCGACTTGGTTGAACACCGCCCAATCGGCCAGCGGTCCGTCGCTTTCACTGCCTTCCAGGCGCCGGGGGAACAGGCGTCCTTCCAGGTCCTGGCGGCTGACGGCGTGGCCGCCACGGGCGGCGAACTCCCATTCCACTTCGGTAGGCAGGCGCACGAAGCCCAACCCGCCGTCTTCCGCGGAGCTGCCGCGCCCGCTCACTGGCAGCAAGTCCTTGTGGTATTTCATCAGCCAGGCGCTGTACACCGCCGAGAAACGCTCGGCCTCGAACTTCGACAGTTTCACCTTGGGCAACCGCCCGGCCATGCCTTGGGGCAGCTCGGCCAGCAGCGCCTCGCAGGCCGGCGCGGGCTCACCGCTGGCCAGCGATTGCGCCTGGGCCATGACCTGGGCGTACTGGCGGGCGGTGACTTCGTATTTGCCGATGAAGTACAGCATCGGCTTGAGCGGCGTCTTGGCGTCGGTCTTGGGCATCAACGGCGTGATGGTCTTGTTCCAATCCTTAGGCAAGTCCTTGAGGGTGAACTGGCCGTTGATGAAATCGCGCCGGTAGCCGGAAATGAACGACTGCTGATAACCCGCCTCGCCTTCGCTGAACGGGTAGCCGAGGCTGATCTCGCGGTCGTCCAGGGTGCCCTGGGCGAGGATGTAGACGTAGCGGAACACCATCTGCCCTTCGCACGGCAGCGGCAGGCTGACGTCGTCGGGCAATGGCTTGGGGTTGTCCAGCTTGTCCGTGGCCTCATCAGCCCATGTCAGGCTGGCCAGGCTCAGCGCCACGGCGGCGCCCAATAACTTATACATCGCGAATTCCTTCAGACGCCTGGATGCGCGCCACCCGCCAGCCACCGCAAGCCGCCGCGACGGCGCTGATGCCGAGCACGGCCACCAGGGCCAAGGTGTAGTGACGCACCAGCAGATGGCTGGCGTATTCGCCGGGCATCTGCGCAAATAAATGATTCAGGCCCGACTGCGCCAGGCCATACAGGCCGGCACTCAGCAGGGCGGCAAACGTGGCGCTGTAGAGCGCCTGCAACACCACGAACAACAACAGCGCCGCCGTGGACACACCCAACAGGCGCAACACCGACAACTCCCGGCGCTTGCGTTCGACTGCTGCCAGGGCACCGGCAAAAATCGCCGCGAACGCGCCGGCCAAGGCCAACCCGGCGATGATCCAAAATACGATCGACAGATTGCGGCTCAACGATTGCACTTGTGCGATGGTCTGGGCCTGGGTCGATACCAGCAGGTTCTGCCCAACAAAATACTGGCGCAGCGGCTCGACATCGCCAAGGCTGCGGGCATACAAGCGAAACGCCGGATAGACCCGCTGCCCGGCCTCGCCCACCCCGTCGCCCGGCCAGCCGAACGCGGGCACGGCGCGACCGTCGCGGTAATCCTCGGCAGCCTCCAGCAATGCCAGCGGGGCAAACAGGCCGTCCCGGGCGAAGGCTTCCAGTGGCAGCACATGCAGCACTTGCACGCGGGTACGCTGCGCCTCGCTGCGGCCGGCCACTTGCCGACCGAAGCTGGCCTGCAACCAATCGCCGGCCTTGGCCCCGAGTTTTTCCGCGGTGGTCTGGCTGAGCACCACTTGTTCCAAGCCTTGAGGCACCGGCCGTTGATCGAACAGAGGATCGCCCGCCGCCGTTGGAATCATCTCGACCGTGACGGCCGTCGCCTCGGTGGACAAATCTGCCGTGGCCGCGATCTGCCGGGTGCGCGGCAAGGCGAAGGCGACGTCGCTGCGCTGCCCCAACTGCTCGACGAGTCCGGCGCTGAAACGACCGCCGCCCAACGGGATGATTTCCCGGGTGGCCGGATCGTTCTGCAAGCGTTCGGTCAAGCTACTGACCAGGCCGAACTTGAGGCCGAACAACACCAGCAACGGCGCCACCACGGCCACCAACGCCAGCACCGAACAGGCCGACAGCCAGGCGTCGTTGCGATAGTCCTGCCAGGCCAGGGAAGCCACCAGCGCGCCGCGCATCAGCAAGCCTCCCCGAGTGTGGCGGTGACGCCGCCGTCCGTGTCGCGACGGCAACTGATACGCCGCACCTGCAAACCGCTGGCGCGGGCCAGCGCCTCGTCGTGAGTGGCGACC is a window encoding:
- a CDS encoding DUF6124 family protein — its product is SRRCVALAISRMADGVQLLVERALDHLETKGMATPSAKG
- the tagQ gene encoding type VI secretion system-associated lipoprotein TagQ; amino-acid sequence: MLFSRKPFASVSKRHLLMVAVGFSTVLTGCATSPTSKVASSTKVEYYPNCYEPVQHLRATEGSMTKSVVTGAAVGAVGGALLGALTADKEDRGRNAAIGAAGGALAGGAAGYYTERQKQIADDNMRIASYAADVSKSASDIDRSTAYARTSQQCYQNAFSKLVADRKAKTVNDIEGRKRLAEIVAGLKESNDLIVAVNGKASEDLNNYTQAYEKDLQQVGVQRTDVVTVATADTTQVVAQTTNKKKKIVQPAKKKDLPTVPKEAVATEKTLQDAKAKQDQSKQIANAGTTQVNSMCKSPDLGDWAPVPCPNV
- a CDS encoding formylglycine-generating enzyme family protein — its product is MYKLLGAAVALSLASLTWADEATDKLDNPKPLPDDVSLPLPCEGQMVFRYVYILAQGTLDDREISLGYPFSEGEAGYQQSFISGYRRDFINGQFTLKDLPKDWNKTITPLMPKTDAKTPLKPMLYFIGKYEVTARQYAQVMAQAQSLASGEPAPACEALLAELPQGMAGRLPKVKLSKFEAERFSAVYSAWLMKYHKDLLPVSGRGSSAEDGGLGFVRLPTEVEWEFAARGGHAVSRQDLEGRLFPRRLEGSESDGPLADWAVFNQVAGGTGQAARLMPIGTKLSNPIGLFDVVGNAAEMVQESFQLVHAGRRQGAYGGFVVKGGNYLEGEGTLFTGMRREYPLFAADGTEQSNETTGFRVAVGALSAPRSRYKELFAQWQKEGRLASLTDAIDDADDPTKRLDSIIAASADPRLQAELGLVNEELKRNVSLIAQQREEAAGNLIQSSALVAETINNYNIRLTNLQNSRQIALDAKDEASAQLFATAIDNGRSALDGAVAIYIDNLATGTRYTDAVIQAQFQRIKEELERKPVLGKSLVARATLFVRHVGDYRQQKRADPAAILKELLASSAQRS
- a CDS encoding ABC transporter permease, whose product is MRGALVASLAWQDYRNDAWLSACSVLALVAVVAPLLVLFGLKFGLVSSLTERLQNDPATREIIPLGGGRFSAGLVEQLGQRSDVAFALPRTRQIAATADLSTEATAVTVEMIPTAAGDPLFDQRPVPQGLEQVVLSQTTAEKLGAKAGDWLQASFGRQVAGRSEAQRTRVQVLHVLPLEAFARDGLFAPLALLEAAEDYRDGRAVPAFGWPGDGVGEAGQRVYPAFRLYARSLGDVEPLRQYFVGQNLLVSTQAQTIAQVQSLSRNLSIVFWIIAGLALAGAFAAIFAGALAAVERKRRELSVLRLLGVSTAALLLFVVLQALYSATFAALLSAGLYGLAQSGLNHLFAQMPGEYASHLLVRHYTLALVAVLGISAVAAACGGWRVARIQASEGIRDV